A portion of the Deltaproteobacteria bacterium genome contains these proteins:
- the aroF gene encoding 3-deoxy-7-phosphoheptulonate synthase, producing the protein MIKEGSEEICQGFVSRWLTINASLRNQRAVGNAPYPLASREAQPQPTQIAVGAAGALVGRGAFFLAAGPCAVEDEAQLLQVAVAVKAAGANALRGGAFKPRTSPYDFQGLGEAGLRLLARAREVTGLPIITELLDPRDVGAVAEYADVIQIGSRNTQNYPLLKEVGRLNRPVLLKRGMSMTIQEWLLSAEYILAGGNPHVILCERGIRTFETATRHTLDLNAIPVLKELTHLPIIVDPSHGTGHAAYVPAMAKAATAAGADGLLIEVHPNPAAAASDGAQSLDLPAFTRLAEELAVLRGVGNKMRRRHACAPSD; encoded by the coding sequence ATCATAAAAGAAGGAAGCGAGGAAATTTGTCAAGGTTTTGTCAGCCGTTGGTTGACAATAAATGCGTCACTTCGTAATCAGCGGGCCGTGGGAAACGCACCCTATCCATTAGCGAGTCGTGAAGCGCAACCGCAGCCGACGCAAATAGCGGTCGGGGCGGCAGGTGCATTGGTCGGTCGGGGCGCGTTTTTCCTCGCGGCGGGTCCGTGTGCCGTCGAAGACGAAGCCCAGTTGCTCCAAGTCGCGGTGGCTGTGAAGGCGGCCGGTGCGAACGCCTTGCGCGGCGGGGCGTTCAAGCCGCGCACCAGTCCGTATGATTTTCAAGGCCTCGGCGAAGCGGGGCTGCGACTGTTAGCGCGGGCCCGCGAAGTCACCGGATTGCCGATCATCACGGAGCTGCTCGACCCGCGCGACGTCGGCGCCGTCGCGGAATACGCCGACGTGATCCAGATCGGCTCGCGCAATACGCAAAACTATCCGCTGTTGAAAGAAGTGGGGCGGTTGAATCGTCCGGTGTTGTTGAAGCGCGGGATGAGCATGACGATCCAGGAATGGCTGCTGTCTGCCGAATACATCCTCGCCGGCGGGAACCCGCATGTCATCCTCTGCGAACGCGGCATCCGGACCTTCGAGACCGCGACGCGACACACCTTGGACTTAAACGCCATTCCCGTGTTGAAAGAGCTCACCCACTTACCGATCATCGTCGACCCGTCGCACGGCACCGGTCATGCGGCCTATGTCCCCGCCATGGCCAAGGCCGCGACCGCCGCCGGCGCCGACGGCCTACTGATCGAAGTCCACCCCAACCCAGCCGCTGCCGCCAGCGATGGCGCCCAATCTCTCGACCTCCCCGCGTTCACGCGCCTGGCGGAGGAGTTGGCCGTGTTGCGGGGGGTGGGCAATAAGATGCGTCGCCGGCACGCTTGTGCACCATCTGATTGA
- a CDS encoding D-alanyl-D-alanine carboxypeptidase, which translates to MGPFDKVLRISRQLWIVVVMGIVLHTTSAASEAEPAWVAQLTATLGNGALLVEDQSGRTVLDLHADETFVPASILKLATSACALLTLPNNYRFQTSFHYGTNGVLYVKGFGDPALTSEELAQAARGLRGRGVHDVRGIVLDDSFFAPHLAIDGQSASANPYDAQNSALLANFNTIFIRKAKNGQVVSAEPQTPITAMTLDLAKGLRAGTHRINVSRDSGKALLYVGHLLKAFFEHEGVAVAGEITAGRVPNGLAATYVHTSSQSLPHLIRALLENSNNLMTNQLFLTMGAQKFGPPATVEKGQAVMHECLKTQFGWRNFVVMEGSGLSKQNQVTAHQMMRLVRFFERYRDLVPMKEPPFQAKTGTLNGVSTLAGFFDTPSRHHYRFVLMLNAPGVGYWSKFKVAKLLYDGLSGTMLSKK; encoded by the coding sequence ATGGGTCCCTTTGACAAGGTGTTACGAATTTCGCGGCAGCTCTGGATCGTCGTCGTCATGGGCATCGTTCTCCACACCACCTCAGCGGCATCCGAAGCCGAGCCGGCATGGGTCGCGCAACTCACTGCAACACTCGGCAACGGCGCGCTGCTCGTGGAAGACCAGTCGGGCCGCACCGTACTCGACTTGCACGCCGATGAAACATTCGTCCCCGCCTCAATCCTCAAGCTCGCCACCTCCGCGTGCGCACTGTTGACGCTGCCAAATAATTACCGCTTCCAGACCAGCTTCCACTACGGCACCAATGGCGTGTTATACGTGAAGGGCTTCGGCGATCCGGCGCTCACGTCGGAAGAGTTGGCCCAAGCGGCGCGTGGGTTGCGCGGGCGCGGCGTCCACGACGTCCGCGGTATTGTGCTGGACGACTCGTTCTTCGCGCCGCATCTGGCCATCGACGGCCAATCCGCATCGGCCAATCCCTACGACGCGCAAAACAGCGCATTGTTGGCGAACTTTAATACCATTTTTATTCGCAAGGCGAAGAACGGCCAAGTCGTGTCGGCCGAACCGCAAACGCCGATCACTGCAATGACGCTTGACCTGGCGAAGGGACTACGCGCGGGAACGCATCGGATCAACGTCTCGCGCGATTCCGGCAAGGCGCTGCTGTACGTCGGACATCTGTTGAAGGCATTTTTCGAACACGAGGGCGTCGCGGTGGCTGGTGAAATCACCGCCGGCCGCGTGCCGAACGGACTGGCGGCCACGTACGTGCATACCTCGTCGCAGTCCCTCCCGCATTTAATCCGTGCATTGCTCGAAAATTCTAACAACTTAATGACCAATCAACTCTTCCTCACGATGGGCGCGCAAAAATTCGGCCCACCCGCGACGGTCGAGAAGGGGCAAGCGGTGATGCACGAGTGTTTGAAGACGCAGTTCGGGTGGCGAAACTTCGTCGTGATGGAAGGCTCCGGACTCTCGAAGCAAAACCAAGTCACCGCCCATCAAATGATGCGCTTAGTCCGTTTCTTCGAACGCTATCGCGACCTCGTCCCAATGAAAGAACCCCCGTTTCAGGCCAAGACCGGCACGTTGAATGGCGTCTCCACACTGGCCGGATTTTTCGACACCCCAAGCCGCCACCACTATCGCTTCGTCTTAATGCTGAACGCCCCCGGTGTCGGCTATTGGTCGAAGTTCAAAGTCGCCAAACTCCTCTACGACGGCCTCTCCGGGACGATGCTGAGTAAGAAGTAA
- a CDS encoding ATP-binding protein: MFSRYITIKHDYSFFFFGPRGSGKSTYLRQTFGSRPQTLWIDLLDPDEEALFQVDPNELTRRCQPLPAGTWVVIDEVQKVPRLLNLVHKLIEERSLYFALSGSSARKLRRGGANLLAGRAFVNHLYPFTAQELAGHFDLHRAMAWGTLPKVWSFDEDALKKNFLQAYAHTYLKEEIQAEQIVRNLPTFRKFIEVAAQMNGQPINCSKVAREVRTDHTVVRTYFEILEDTLLGFHVSAYAHSLRRQQRQAQKFYFIDCGMLRALQKTLDLPVRPKTYEYGRLFEQFVISECFKHCQYRARDETLQYLRTKDGVEVDLIISRPGKATLFIEIKSTDQIMEQDCSSLARITSGLDDSTALVVSQDPHRKTIGHVQVFPWQEFFTAFLGDRL, from the coding sequence ATGTTCTCCAGATATATAACCATCAAACATGACTATAGTTTTTTCTTCTTTGGCCCCAGAGGGTCGGGAAAATCGACCTACCTGCGCCAAACTTTTGGGAGTCGGCCGCAGACACTCTGGATCGACTTACTCGACCCCGATGAAGAGGCCTTATTCCAAGTCGACCCGAATGAGCTAACGCGGCGTTGTCAGCCGCTGCCCGCCGGGACTTGGGTCGTGATCGATGAAGTGCAGAAGGTGCCGCGGCTGCTCAATCTCGTCCACAAACTGATTGAAGAACGCTCGCTCTACTTTGCGCTGTCCGGATCATCGGCGCGGAAGCTGCGACGCGGCGGCGCGAATCTGTTGGCGGGTCGGGCGTTCGTCAATCACCTCTACCCCTTTACGGCGCAAGAATTGGCGGGGCATTTTGATCTGCATCGCGCCATGGCCTGGGGGACTTTGCCAAAGGTCTGGTCCTTTGATGAAGACGCACTCAAAAAAAACTTCCTGCAGGCATATGCGCATACCTACTTGAAGGAAGAAATCCAAGCGGAGCAGATCGTGCGCAACTTGCCCACCTTTCGCAAATTCATCGAAGTCGCCGCACAAATGAACGGGCAACCGATCAATTGTTCGAAAGTCGCGCGCGAAGTTCGCACCGATCACACCGTCGTCCGCACGTATTTTGAAATATTGGAAGATACGCTGCTGGGCTTCCACGTGTCGGCATACGCCCACTCGCTGCGCAGGCAACAGCGACAGGCGCAAAAGTTTTACTTCATCGATTGCGGCATGCTCCGGGCGCTGCAGAAGACGCTCGACCTGCCGGTGCGACCCAAGACGTACGAGTATGGGCGGCTCTTCGAGCAATTCGTGATCAGTGAATGCTTCAAACACTGTCAATACCGGGCCCGCGATGAAACGTTACAGTATCTCCGCACGAAAGACGGTGTAGAGGTCGATCTCATCATTAGCCGCCCGGGGAAAGCCACGCTCTTCATTGAAATCAAATCGACCGATCAGATAATGGAACAGGATTGCTCCTCATTGGCCCGGATCACGAGTGGGCTCGACGACAGCACGGCGCTCGTGGTTTCTCAAGACCCGCATCGCAAAACGATCGGTCACGTCCAGGTCTTCCCATGGCAGGAATTTTTCACGGCCTTCTTGGGGGATCGGCTATAA
- a CDS encoding type II toxin-antitoxin system prevent-host-death family antitoxin: MSTINISSLKNQLSAVLRRVRRGEEVLVMDRDRPVARLSPARHHGVPGDDAAFLAELERRGVITPAARRRPTRQWIEQRILKGVKGGAVRALLAEREEGL, encoded by the coding sequence ATGTCAACGATCAATATTTCCTCCCTCAAGAATCAACTGAGCGCCGTCTTGCGGCGGGTGCGGCGGGGCGAGGAAGTCCTCGTGATGGACCGGGATCGCCCCGTCGCGCGCTTAAGTCCCGCGCGCCACCACGGCGTGCCGGGGGATGATGCGGCATTCTTGGCCGAGCTGGAGCGGCGCGGGGTGATTACGCCGGCGGCGCGGCGGCGGCCGACGCGGCAGTGGATCGAACAGCGAATCCTGAAAGGCGTGAAAGGCGGGGCGGTGCGGGCCTTGCTTGCAGAGCGTGAGGAGGGGTTGTGA
- a CDS encoding UvrD-helicase domain-containing protein, whose product MQLNDLNPPQRQAVEQADGPLLILAGAGSGKTRVLTHRLAYLIATGRARPQEILAVTFTNKAAREMRERVERLVGAIAGMWITTFHSAGLRLLREQAPAIELPRDFVVYDDDDQMKLLRQILESLNLDDKKFPARSFLNQIARAKDQVLSPADVAAHAKETYGERLAQVYTLYEAALRRARAVDFADLIALPVRMFRAHPELLARYQSRFRYLLIDEYQDTNHSQYELVRLLSAAHDNVCVVGDPDQCLPAGTPIRTPQGWQPIERLRAGDAVLVGHGGGRVTTAKIQKVMSRPYTGTLCRIRLHSGAVIQATPNHLCFGRLEPRPGMHYVYLMWKRGIGYRIGTTSGIRTSKDGVLLNGIQVRTNQEVADAMWILRASPDLGEIRMYEQLYSVRYGIPTMVFFVRGRRLAVRQQHIDQLFAAVDTESAAQRLMSDLDLDPRYPHHRPYAVIRGAIHRQYVWFTMFGDGRTYDSGRWHDHRIQLVTSDPKLKKLAATRFPVRTGKKGTWRIETSRKDYEAGHALASDIAALGDLAVVSRARLTSGKAFYFLPASHLQPGMVVPVLQGHQVVEDTVESVESVSYTGKVYDLSIPHMRNYVAAGMVVHNSVYRWRGADIRNILSFEQDYPQAAVIRLEQNYRSTKTILQAANAVIGHNSQRRPKDLWTDNAVGAPIVVRAHATDLDEAGWVTRQIAKARSNGARYHDVAIFYRTNAQSRPYEEAMRYTGIPYKIYGGVGFYERKEVKDLLAYLRLLVNPHDGIGIARVINTPPRGIGKTTLDRLTDEAARTARSLYDVMGDGEVLRILNAGTRERVMTFRRLIDELRAEVPTCSLAELWEQLIQRSGYIEWLHEGDDDATAERVAHLEELGRALAESAYDPTVEATPLQQFLDQVSLVSDVDGLENEGGAVHCMTLHLAKGLEFPIVFVVGMEEGLFPHARSFDDPDELEEERRLCYVGMTRAREQLYLCHAERRRLYGREQYNVPSRFLEELPEGAVTSDSKRVTGDSWLVAGARTASHQSRIRHQPHSGVEGEAPSGFAGGGGDVSPCYDQRSPEEQAATLRIGTHVMHPLFGSGVIRKIEGQGAAQKVMVQFDRAGLKTLMVQYANLQIVG is encoded by the coding sequence ATGCAACTCAACGATCTCAATCCCCCCCAACGGCAGGCCGTGGAGCAGGCCGACGGGCCGTTGTTGATCCTTGCCGGCGCCGGCAGCGGCAAGACGCGCGTGCTGACCCATCGGCTCGCGTATCTCATCGCGACCGGACGGGCGCGTCCGCAAGAGATCTTGGCCGTTACGTTCACCAACAAGGCGGCCCGCGAGATGCGCGAGCGCGTGGAACGATTGGTCGGCGCGATCGCGGGGATGTGGATCACGACGTTCCACTCCGCAGGGTTGCGACTGCTGCGCGAACAGGCGCCGGCCATCGAGCTGCCGCGCGATTTCGTCGTCTACGACGACGACGATCAAATGAAACTGCTGCGCCAGATCCTCGAATCATTAAATCTCGACGACAAAAAATTTCCCGCACGCTCGTTTCTGAACCAGATTGCGCGCGCCAAAGATCAGGTCTTAAGCCCCGCCGACGTCGCCGCGCATGCGAAAGAGACGTACGGCGAACGGCTGGCTCAAGTCTATACACTCTACGAAGCGGCCTTGCGCCGCGCCCGCGCGGTCGATTTCGCCGACCTGATCGCGCTTCCGGTGCGGATGTTCCGCGCCCATCCGGAGCTGCTCGCGCGTTACCAATCGCGCTTCCGCTATTTGCTGATCGACGAATACCAAGATACCAATCACTCCCAATACGAACTCGTCCGTCTGCTCAGCGCCGCCCACGACAACGTCTGCGTGGTCGGAGACCCTGATCAATGTCTTCCGGCTGGTACGCCGATTCGCACGCCGCAGGGATGGCAGCCGATAGAGCGATTGCGTGCCGGCGACGCAGTGTTGGTGGGACACGGAGGAGGGAGGGTGACGACCGCGAAGATTCAAAAGGTCATGTCGCGTCCCTATACCGGTACGTTGTGTCGGATTCGTCTCCACTCTGGAGCGGTGATCCAGGCGACACCGAATCATCTCTGTTTTGGGCGGCTCGAGCCGCGGCCGGGCATGCATTACGTGTATCTGATGTGGAAACGGGGGATCGGGTATCGCATTGGTACGACGTCTGGCATTCGCACTTCAAAAGACGGCGTGCTGTTGAATGGGATTCAAGTGCGGACCAATCAAGAAGTGGCAGATGCGATGTGGATCCTGCGCGCGTCTCCCGATCTCGGTGAAATTCGTATGTATGAGCAGTTATATTCCGTTCGTTATGGAATCCCGACTATGGTGTTCTTTGTCCGTGGTCGTCGGTTGGCGGTCCGTCAGCAACATATCGATCAATTATTTGCCGCCGTCGATACGGAGAGCGCCGCACAGCGGTTGATGTCCGATCTCGACCTTGATCCGCGCTATCCCCACCATCGGCCCTATGCTGTGATCCGTGGTGCGATTCATCGTCAGTATGTGTGGTTTACGATGTTCGGTGATGGACGGACTTACGACAGCGGTCGTTGGCACGATCATCGCATTCAGTTGGTTACGTCAGATCCGAAGTTGAAGAAATTAGCAGCGACCCGGTTTCCAGTGCGAACGGGGAAAAAGGGGACCTGGCGTATTGAGACTTCACGCAAGGATTATGAAGCGGGACATGCGTTGGCGAGTGACATCGCCGCACTTGGTGACTTAGCGGTGGTTTCTCGTGCCCGATTGACGTCTGGAAAGGCATTTTATTTCCTTCCGGCCTCACATTTACAGCCTGGTATGGTCGTGCCGGTGCTGCAGGGGCATCAGGTTGTGGAGGATACGGTCGAATCGGTGGAGTCGGTGAGCTACACGGGGAAGGTCTATGACCTCTCAATCCCCCATATGCGTAATTATGTGGCTGCAGGGATGGTCGTGCATAATTCTGTGTACCGATGGCGCGGGGCCGATATTCGCAACATCCTGTCGTTCGAACAGGACTATCCGCAAGCGGCGGTGATCCGACTGGAACAGAATTATCGTTCCACGAAGACCATCCTGCAGGCCGCGAACGCCGTCATTGGGCACAACTCGCAGCGACGACCGAAAGATCTCTGGACCGACAACGCCGTCGGCGCGCCGATCGTAGTGCGCGCGCACGCCACCGATTTGGACGAAGCCGGCTGGGTGACGCGGCAAATCGCGAAGGCGCGCAGCAACGGCGCACGTTACCACGACGTCGCGATCTTCTATCGGACCAACGCGCAATCGCGACCTTACGAAGAGGCGATGCGGTACACCGGGATTCCGTACAAGATCTACGGCGGCGTCGGATTCTACGAGCGGAAAGAAGTGAAGGACTTGCTGGCGTATTTGCGGCTGCTGGTGAATCCGCACGACGGGATCGGGATCGCGCGTGTCATCAATACGCCGCCGCGTGGGATCGGCAAGACGACGCTCGACCGCTTGACCGACGAAGCGGCGCGCACCGCGCGGAGTCTCTACGACGTCATGGGCGACGGCGAAGTGCTGCGCATCCTGAATGCCGGCACGCGCGAGCGCGTCATGACATTCCGACGTCTGATCGACGAACTGCGCGCCGAAGTGCCGACGTGCTCGCTTGCGGAATTGTGGGAACAACTGATTCAACGCAGCGGCTATATCGAATGGTTGCACGAAGGCGACGACGACGCGACGGCGGAACGCGTCGCGCATCTCGAAGAACTCGGACGCGCGTTGGCCGAATCGGCCTATGATCCGACCGTGGAGGCGACACCGTTGCAACAGTTCCTCGACCAAGTTTCGCTGGTGAGCGACGTGGATGGATTGGAAAACGAAGGCGGCGCCGTGCACTGCATGACACTCCACTTGGCGAAAGGGCTCGAATTCCCGATTGTGTTCGTCGTCGGGATGGAAGAGGGCTTATTCCCGCACGCGCGCTCCTTCGACGATCCCGACGAACTCGAGGAGGAGCGGCGTCTTTGCTACGTCGGCATGACGCGCGCGCGCGAACAGCTGTATCTCTGCCACGCGGAGCGGCGCCGTCTGTACGGCCGCGAACAGTACAACGTGCCGTCACGCTTCCTGGAAGAGCTGCCGGAAGGGGCCGTGACTAGTGACTCGAAACGCGTGACTGGTGACTCGTGGCTGGTGGCTGGGGCACGGACCGCGAGTCACCAGTCACGCATCCGTCACCAGCCGCACAGCGGCGTTGAGGGGGAGGCTCCATCCGGCTTTGCCGGTGGAGGGGGCGACGTGAGCCCCTGTTACGATCAGCGAAGCCCGGAAGAGCAAGCCGCAACGCTGCGGATCGGGACCCACGTGATGCACCCGCTCTTCGGCTCCGGCGTGATCCGCAAGATCGAAGGGCAGGGTGCTGCACAAAAAGTCATGGTCCAATTCGACCGCGCCGGCCTGAAAACCCTGATGGTCCAATACGCCAATCTGCAAATCGTGGGGTGA
- the glmS gene encoding glutamine--fructose-6-phosphate transaminase (isomerizing), giving the protein MCGIVGYIGSREACPILIEGLRRLEYRGYDSAGVAVMNGGTTRIVRCEGKLDRLAALVQREPPPGALGIGHTRWATHGRPSDENAHPHKFGRVAVVHNGIIENYLELRERLIAQGHAFTSETDTEIVAHLVHAALTAGAAPLAAVQAALQQLRGVYALCLVIDGVTDRFYCAKKEVPLILGFGDDEHFAAADIPAIIQHTRRIAALEDGDIAEVRRDGITIRDADAREVQRPIREVQWSAAMAEKEGYKDFMLKEIYEQPRAVADTLRGRVTPGMGAVHLDGLLTGGAPWRRVFLVACGTAFHACLVGKFLIEQLARIPVETDLASEFRYRDPLIGPGDLFIAVSQSGETADTRAALLEAKQKGAVVWAVTNVVDSSIARLADAALYTYAGPEIGVASTKAFTTQLVVLHLLALALAERREALPAASIATEIATLVALPHQMQTVLQRAPQCQAVAQALVQSDEWLFLGRGLNYPIALEGALKLKEISYAHAEGYPAGEMKHGPIALVDDAMQVVGIVPQGPYYDKVISNLEQIRARGGALTAIATEGDAAICRLATQVITIPAAVPRVQPALTVLPLQLLAYYVADGRGLNVDQPRNLAKSVTVE; this is encoded by the coding sequence ATGTGCGGTATCGTTGGCTACATCGGGTCGCGAGAGGCGTGTCCGATCTTGATCGAGGGATTACGACGGCTGGAATATCGCGGCTACGACTCGGCCGGCGTCGCGGTGATGAACGGCGGCACCACGCGGATCGTCCGCTGTGAAGGGAAGCTCGATCGCTTGGCCGCACTGGTACAACGCGAACCGCCGCCGGGCGCGTTAGGCATCGGGCACACACGCTGGGCCACGCACGGGCGGCCGTCGGACGAAAACGCGCATCCGCATAAATTCGGCCGCGTGGCTGTCGTGCATAACGGGATCATCGAAAATTATTTGGAACTGCGGGAGCGCTTGATCGCGCAGGGGCACGCGTTCACCAGCGAGACCGACACCGAGATTGTCGCGCATTTAGTGCACGCAGCGCTCACCGCCGGAGCCGCGCCGTTGGCCGCCGTGCAAGCGGCGCTGCAACAACTGCGTGGGGTCTACGCGCTCTGCCTCGTGATTGACGGCGTGACGGATCGCTTCTATTGCGCGAAAAAAGAGGTTCCACTGATTCTGGGTTTCGGCGACGATGAGCATTTTGCCGCCGCCGATATCCCGGCCATCATTCAACACACGCGCCGTATTGCGGCATTGGAAGACGGCGATATCGCGGAAGTGCGTCGCGACGGGATCACGATCCGCGACGCAGACGCGCGCGAAGTGCAGCGCCCGATCCGCGAAGTACAGTGGTCGGCAGCAATGGCGGAAAAAGAGGGCTACAAAGATTTCATGTTGAAAGAGATTTACGAACAGCCGCGCGCGGTCGCGGATACGCTACGAGGGCGTGTGACGCCAGGGATGGGCGCCGTGCACCTCGACGGGCTATTGACCGGCGGTGCGCCGTGGCGGCGCGTCTTCTTAGTGGCCTGCGGGACCGCGTTCCACGCATGTCTGGTTGGCAAGTTCCTGATCGAACAACTTGCTCGCATTCCGGTGGAGACGGATTTGGCCAGTGAATTCCGTTATCGCGATCCGCTGATCGGTCCCGGCGATCTATTCATCGCCGTGTCGCAATCCGGTGAAACGGCCGACACGCGGGCGGCATTGCTGGAGGCGAAACAGAAAGGCGCGGTCGTTTGGGCCGTGACGAACGTCGTCGATTCCTCGATCGCGCGCTTGGCCGATGCAGCGTTGTACACCTATGCCGGTCCGGAGATCGGCGTCGCTTCGACGAAGGCATTCACGACGCAATTAGTGGTGTTGCATTTGTTGGCGTTGGCGCTGGCCGAACGTCGAGAAGCGCTTCCGGCAGCTTCGATCGCAACGGAAATCGCGACGTTGGTGGCACTGCCGCATCAAATGCAGACCGTGTTGCAGCGCGCGCCGCAGTGCCAGGCGGTGGCGCAGGCGTTGGTGCAATCCGACGAATGGCTGTTCCTCGGGCGCGGATTGAATTATCCGATTGCATTAGAAGGAGCGCTCAAGCTGAAAGAGATTTCGTATGCCCACGCGGAAGGCTATCCCGCCGGAGAAATGAAGCACGGCCCGATTGCGCTCGTGGATGACGCGATGCAAGTCGTCGGCATCGTGCCGCAAGGCCCGTATTACGACAAAGTGATCAGCAATTTGGAACAGATCCGAGCGCGCGGCGGGGCGTTGACCGCGATCGCAACCGAAGGCGACGCCGCGATCTGCCGCTTAGCCACACAAGTGATCACAATCCCGGCCGCGGTGCCGCGCGTGCAACCGGCATTGACCGTCTTGCCGTTGCAGTTGTTGGCGTACTACGTCGCCGACGGTCGCGGCCTGAACGTCGACCAACCGCGCAATTTGGCGAAGAGTGTGACCGTGGAATGA
- the glmU gene encoding bifunctional UDP-N-acetylglucosamine diphosphorylase/glucosamine-1-phosphate N-acetyltransferase GlmU, whose translation MLAAGRSTRFRSATPKILHPLAGQPLLQYGLAAARALRPAQLVVVLNPDSRSVVAAALPEALRGVKIAVQRDPLGTAHAVQAAATALRGFAGHVLILCGDVPLLRAETLQTFVDAVAASAAPGGLLTMTPADPFGYGRVVRTTGGSVHAIVEERDADAGTRAIREVNTGIYCCDARWLFTQLKRIGRGNAQREFYLTDLAALAAAAGTPLVAVSASDATEFAGVNSRAELAALAASLRRRLNDDWMRRGVSFLDPATAYVDATVTIGEESVIGPSVTLAGTTRIGRNCVIGHGAVLTNAQLADGVAILPYSVIDDAVVGPDCRIGPFARLRPGTRLDAHVHVGNFVETKKAWLKCGAKANHLTYLGDATIGAKTNIGCGTITCNYDGVAKHQTTIGEGVFVGSDTAFVAPVRIGNGATIGAGSVITDDVPPHSLALARGRQVVKRGWKRK comes from the coding sequence ATGTTAGCGGCCGGCCGGAGCACGCGGTTTCGGTCCGCCACGCCGAAGATCCTGCACCCGCTCGCCGGTCAGCCGCTGCTGCAGTATGGCCTCGCGGCGGCGCGCGCGTTGCGGCCGGCGCAGTTGGTCGTGGTGCTCAATCCCGATTCGCGATCCGTCGTGGCAGCGGCGTTGCCCGAGGCGTTGCGAGGCGTGAAGATCGCTGTGCAACGCGACCCGCTCGGGACCGCGCATGCGGTGCAAGCGGCCGCGACGGCATTACGCGGGTTTGCGGGGCATGTGCTGATCCTCTGCGGCGATGTGCCGCTGCTGCGCGCGGAGACGCTGCAGACGTTCGTTGATGCCGTGGCGGCCAGCGCGGCGCCCGGCGGATTGCTGACGATGACGCCGGCGGATCCGTTCGGCTATGGGCGGGTCGTGCGGACCACGGGCGGATCGGTGCATGCGATTGTCGAAGAGCGCGACGCGGATGCCGGCACACGGGCCATTCGCGAAGTGAACACCGGCATTTATTGCTGTGATGCGCGGTGGCTATTTACTCAACTAAAGCGGATCGGGCGGGGCAATGCGCAACGTGAATTTTATCTGACCGACTTGGCGGCGCTGGCCGCAGCGGCGGGGACGCCGCTCGTCGCGGTGTCGGCGTCGGACGCCACGGAGTTCGCCGGTGTGAATTCGCGCGCCGAATTGGCCGCACTCGCGGCGTCCCTACGGCGACGACTGAACGACGACTGGATGCGGCGCGGCGTCAGTTTCCTCGATCCGGCGACGGCCTACGTCGATGCCACGGTGACGATCGGCGAAGAAAGTGTGATCGGGCCGTCGGTCACGTTGGCGGGGACGACGCGAATCGGCCGCAACTGCGTGATCGGCCACGGTGCGGTGCTGACGAACGCGCAACTGGCTGACGGCGTCGCAATACTACCGTATTCCGTGATTGACGACGCCGTGGTCGGCCCGGATTGTCGCATCGGGCCGTTTGCCCGGCTGCGCCCGGGGACGCGGCTCGATGCGCACGTCCACGTCGGCAATTTCGTCGAGACGAAAAAGGCGTGGTTGAAATGCGGCGCGAAGGCGAACCACTTGACCTATCTCGGCGACGCGACGATCGGGGCGAAGACCAACATCGGGTGTGGAACGATCACGTGCAATTACGACGGCGTGGCGAAACATCAAACGACGATCGGCGAGGGCGTGTTCGTCGGGAGCGATACCGCGTTCGTCGCGCCGGTCCGAATTGGGAACGGGGCGACGATCGGCGCCGGCTCGGTGATTACCGACGACGTGCCGCCGCATAGTCTGGCGCTCGCACGCGGCCGCCAAGTGGTGAAGCGCGGTTGGAAGCGGAAATAG